A genomic region of Nostoc sp. UHCC 0702 contains the following coding sequences:
- a CDS encoding tetratricopeptide repeat protein — protein MIVPQQNNLKTLNSIEQSVLAPKLVEHKSSKLRLFSRSTIKLFKLDEKANCPEDVLAEVLFWTDGQPILTQKLCQLLAESEVMITAGQEAATVQQLVQTRLINNWQTQVAAEYLQQIRENIIHNQQCDPLLLLELYKLVWQQGEVLVDHSPEQAELLHLGLVVPQKDLLKLGNRIYQSVFDLNWIELELSHFRLFSPNTIKLFKLDEKADSPEVVLAEVLSWTDRQLILTQKLCQLLAESEVMIAAGQEAATVQQLVETHLINNWQTQVAAEHLQQIRENIIHNQQCDPLSLLELYKLVWQQGEVLVDHSPEQAELLHLGLVVQEKDLLKLGNRIYQSVFDRYWIEQESARLRLFSPKTIKLFKLDEKANCPEVVLAEVLFWTDGQTILAHKLCQLLAESEVMIAAGQEAATVQQLVQTRLINNWQTQVAAEYLQQIRENIIHNQQCDPLSLLELYKQVWQQGEVAIDHSAEQAELLHLGLIMQQKDFLKLGNRIYQSVFDLNWVEQELDKILQPSLAETTLYNNPIPSPNTWNYSNTIAPAESRGIQRFWVLLAIAGLMVCGSSLMVLGFSVFKWLQIEIIFKRGNELLYQGEYQQAIAKYNNILKIDSNYYQSWTNRGYALARMKDYKQMLQSCTTATIINPEAVYAWNCRGEALYNLKQYNEAIAAFDQAIMLNSNDPVFWINKTEALLTFKQPDTALSAVNQAIELLKVEPQNGNAKELAIAFSYQAKVLLQKQDYQAALAAYEQSLKYNPKYFVALRGKGIALQGLKRDDQAIAQFYRLLDRPELTNNQKAETWYYLGLSLCKFRQTTRAIAAFDEALKFKPDYQAAAQAKNACFK, from the coding sequence ATGATAGTGCCACAGCAGAACAATTTGAAAACCTTAAACTCCATTGAGCAATCGGTTTTAGCTCCCAAATTGGTAGAGCATAAATCTTCCAAGTTAAGACTGTTTAGCCGCAGCACCATCAAATTATTCAAGTTAGATGAAAAAGCTAATTGTCCGGAAGATGTGCTGGCAGAAGTGTTGTTTTGGACAGATGGGCAACCGATACTAACCCAAAAGCTTTGTCAATTGCTTGCAGAATCAGAAGTGATGATTACCGCAGGTCAAGAAGCTGCAACAGTGCAACAGCTAGTACAAACCCGCTTGATTAATAATTGGCAAACTCAAGTGGCTGCTGAGTATTTACAACAAATCAGAGAAAATATTATTCACAATCAGCAATGTGACCCATTATTACTGTTGGAATTGTACAAGCTTGTTTGGCAACAAGGGGAAGTTTTAGTTGATCACAGTCCAGAACAGGCAGAACTATTGCATCTAGGATTGGTAGTGCCACAAAAAGACTTATTGAAATTGGGAAACCGCATTTACCAATCGGTATTCGACCTCAATTGGATAGAATTAGAATTATCCCATTTCCGACTGTTTAGCCCCAACACCATCAAATTATTCAAATTAGATGAAAAAGCCGATTCTCCGGAAGTTGTACTGGCAGAAGTGTTGTCTTGGACAGATAGACAACTAATACTAACCCAAAAGCTTTGTCAATTGCTTGCAGAATCAGAAGTGATGATTGCCGCAGGTCAAGAAGCCGCAACAGTGCAACAGCTAGTAGAAACCCACTTGATTAATAATTGGCAAACTCAAGTAGCCGCTGAGCATTTACAACAAATCAGAGAAAATATTATTCACAATCAGCAATGTGACCCGTTATCACTCTTGGAATTGTACAAGCTTGTTTGGCAACAAGGGGAAGTTTTAGTTGATCACAGTCCAGAACAGGCAGAACTATTGCATTTAGGATTGGTAGTGCAAGAAAAAGACTTGTTGAAATTGGGAAACCGTATTTACCAATCAGTATTTGATCGCTATTGGATAGAGCAAGAATCAGCCAGATTAAGACTGTTTAGCCCCAAGACCATCAAATTATTCAAGTTAGATGAAAAAGCTAATTGTCCAGAAGTCGTGCTAGCAGAAGTGTTGTTTTGGACAGATGGGCAAACGATTCTCGCCCACAAGCTTTGTCAATTGCTTGCAGAATCAGAAGTGATGATTGCCGCAGGTCAAGAAGCCGCAACAGTGCAACAGTTAGTACAAACCCGCTTGATTAATAATTGGCAAACTCAAGTTGCTGCTGAATATTTACAACAAATCAGAGAAAATATTATTCACAATCAGCAATGTGACCCGTTATCACTGTTGGAATTGTACAAACAAGTTTGGCAACAGGGGGAAGTTGCAATTGATCACAGTGCAGAACAGGCAGAACTATTGCATTTAGGATTGATAATGCAACAAAAAGACTTTTTGAAATTGGGAAACCGCATTTATCAATCGGTATTCGATCTAAATTGGGTAGAGCAGGAATTAGATAAAATACTTCAACCCTCATTAGCAGAAACAACCCTATATAACAATCCGATTCCATCACCTAATACTTGGAATTACAGCAATACCATAGCCCCAGCTGAATCTAGAGGAATTCAACGATTTTGGGTATTGTTGGCAATAGCTGGCTTGATGGTTTGTGGTTCTAGCTTGATGGTCTTAGGGTTCAGTGTCTTTAAATGGTTACAAATAGAAATAATTTTTAAACGAGGCAATGAGCTATTGTACCAAGGAGAATATCAACAGGCGATCGCAAAATACAACAACATTTTAAAAATCGATAGCAACTACTATCAATCTTGGACTAACCGGGGCTATGCACTAGCTCGCATGAAAGACTACAAGCAAATGCTACAATCTTGCACCACAGCAACTATCATTAACCCAGAAGCTGTTTATGCGTGGAATTGCCGAGGGGAAGCTCTATACAATCTCAAACAATATAATGAAGCGATCGCGGCTTTTGATCAAGCGATTATGCTCAACTCAAATGATCCTGTATTCTGGATTAATAAAACCGAAGCCCTACTAACATTCAAACAGCCAGACACAGCGTTGAGTGCTGTGAATCAAGCAATTGAGCTTTTAAAAGTTGAACCTCAAAATGGCAATGCCAAAGAATTAGCCATTGCTTTTAGCTATCAAGCTAAGGTGTTATTGCAAAAACAAGACTACCAAGCAGCTTTAGCAGCCTATGAGCAGTCATTAAAATATAATCCTAAGTACTTTGTGGCTTTGCGGGGTAAAGGCATCGCCCTGCAAGGCTTAAAGCGAGACGATCAAGCGATCGCTCAATTTTACCGTCTTTTAGATCGTCCCGAACTAACTAATAATCAAAAAGCTGAAACCTGGTATTATTTAGGGTTGAGCCTCTGTAAATTCCGTCAAACTACTAGAGCGATCGCGGCTTTTGATGAAGCCTTGAAGTTCAAACCCGATTACCAGGCTGCTGCACAAGCTAAGAACGCTTGTTTCAAGTGA
- a CDS encoding PAS domain-containing protein, producing MLELWKVLLAYKQFVPHGHCYLWKPDLVGLHIVSDFLIALAYYSIPVTLLYFVRKRQDLPFNWIFLLFATFIVTCGTTHLMEIWTLWYPTYWLSGCIKAITALVSVYTGITLIQLIPKILALPSSAQLEAANQELEREIKERKRAEEALRHSKQRWQLAIAGTNEAIWDWDISTNETFRSERWFKMLGYDRHELGNSDEEWGKRIHPDDYERVNAAQTAYLLRQALDYNTEYRLLCKDGNYRWFRSRAKAVWDEQGNPVRLVGSLGDVSDRKQAELALQEREAMLRRIGDNLPNGAVYQVIRELDGSDRFSYMSAGIERLTQVKAEDALLDASLLYRQFIPEDVPRLEAAVEQSRQNLSIFDIQLRIQTPSGQLKWFHFRSTPRRLEDNRVVWDGLVVDVTALKLTESRLRKSKALLEESQQVARVGNWEFDLASQKITWSKQLFQLFNRDPEQSEPTYQENLQLYYPEDAGKLAQAVERAISTGESYKLILRVSQPDGSVMYTEGIGHAELNADGKVIRLYGTAQDVTERQAALNELQEAQEKLRRSETLLATAQKIAHMGSWEWNLIEQKQIWSTETFRIFGLNPAKSAPTQAEFMQLVHPDDRPALQTHFVTAIAQGTPFNVEYHIVRPDNSLRYLESRAEVAYDTQGQTIRLYGAILDITERKQTELEITKSRDLLEAVYNESADALFLVDIESGLTTDCNNRAVELFAASSKAELIGIVGQTLQKVQFTDDELTSITEEVKHQGVWSREIEYVTKQGNCFWGNIAVKQIQVVDQLMNLVRVTDISVRKRAEAERQQVEAALAKSEEQLRLTLEFNQIGIWDWDVQTGAVIWNDNHFRLLGLEPENKAVKYQLWRDAVHPEDIDRVEQMITNALTKHTSYDAEYRVIHPDGKVRWLTGKGRSIYNQAGKPVRMLGVLIDVSDRAFAEEALRSSEARFQAFMDNSPVLAWITDANGHVLYLNQTYLRTFKLLPDRVIGQSIFDLYPTEIAQQHFDNIQTVIQTNQVLEVIEVAPRPDDTLGEFLVYKFPIPGLSAQKLVGRVAIDITERKTLERELAHKQQLLDAFITSAPVGMTVLDEQLRYSLINEALAEINGIPAKAHIGKTQWEIVPDLAPKQQEVLRHVLTTGEPILDFEISGETTKLPGVMRTWLASYFPIRSVEAKPVGVGIVVLEISDRKRAERMLELQAVITRNMAEGICLVSATNDMIVYANPKFEQMFGYAPDELIGQDVSILNYGDENISPQEVSQTIRTAVLQQGEATYEVHNVKKDGTPFWSSATTCVFDHPEYGKVLVAVQQDITEQKQAEEQIKASLKEKEVLLKEIHHRVKNNLGIVSSLLQMQCRRIKDAQATAILRDSQNRIASISLVHEKLYRSEDLANIDFAQYIPDLTTHLFDSYNVSSNQIKLNIQVDGASLDIETAIPCGLIINELVSNALKYAFVDGRAGEILVKFYQSSDRSLTLIVRDNGIGLPGDFDSKKAKTLGISLIQGLIKQLRGSLEINCQQGTEFKINLQKGKG from the coding sequence ATGCTGGAACTTTGGAAAGTCCTTCTTGCTTATAAACAGTTTGTGCCCCACGGTCATTGCTATCTTTGGAAACCAGATTTAGTAGGGCTGCATATCGTATCCGACTTTTTAATTGCACTTGCTTATTATTCAATTCCTGTGACGCTACTTTATTTTGTTCGCAAGCGACAAGATTTGCCATTCAACTGGATATTTCTACTGTTTGCTACATTTATTGTCACTTGTGGTACCACTCACCTGATGGAAATTTGGACGCTGTGGTATCCTACCTATTGGTTAAGTGGTTGTATCAAAGCTATTACAGCTTTAGTATCAGTGTATACGGGTATTACGTTGATACAGTTGATACCAAAAATCCTTGCTTTGCCTAGTTCTGCACAATTGGAGGCAGCCAACCAAGAACTGGAGCGGGAAATCAAGGAACGTAAACGAGCAGAAGAAGCTTTGCGCCATAGCAAACAACGCTGGCAGTTAGCCATAGCAGGTACTAATGAGGCGATTTGGGATTGGGATATATCTACTAATGAAACCTTCCGGTCTGAGCGTTGGTTCAAAATGTTGGGATACGATCGCCACGAACTCGGCAATAGTGATGAAGAGTGGGGCAAACGCATTCATCCTGATGATTATGAACGGGTAAATGCTGCTCAAACAGCTTATCTACTGCGACAAGCCCTAGATTATAACACAGAATATCGGCTTTTGTGCAAGGATGGTAATTACCGATGGTTTAGATCGCGGGCAAAAGCTGTTTGGGATGAGCAAGGAAATCCAGTGCGATTGGTTGGTTCCCTAGGAGACGTGAGCGATCGCAAACAGGCAGAACTGGCACTACAAGAGCGAGAAGCCATGTTGCGGCGGATTGGGGATAATCTGCCCAATGGCGCAGTTTATCAAGTGATCCGCGAATTGGATGGGAGCGATCGCTTTTCCTATATGAGTGCGGGAATTGAAAGACTAACGCAAGTCAAAGCAGAAGATGCACTACTAGATGCGAGTTTGCTGTATCGCCAGTTTATCCCAGAGGATGTGCCACGCCTGGAAGCAGCAGTTGAGCAATCCCGACAAAACCTGTCAATATTTGATATCCAACTGCGAATCCAAACGCCCAGTGGTCAGTTGAAATGGTTTCATTTTCGTTCTACGCCACGCCGCTTGGAAGATAATCGCGTGGTTTGGGATGGGCTGGTGGTGGATGTCACCGCCCTCAAACTTACAGAATCAAGGCTACGCAAGAGTAAAGCCTTGTTAGAAGAATCTCAGCAAGTCGCCCGTGTTGGTAATTGGGAATTTGATCTTGCTAGTCAAAAAATTACTTGGTCGAAGCAACTTTTCCAGCTTTTTAACAGAGATCCAGAGCAATCAGAACCGACTTATCAGGAAAATCTACAACTGTATTACCCAGAAGATGCCGGAAAATTAGCCCAAGCCGTGGAACGGGCAATTTCAACAGGCGAATCCTACAAACTGATTTTGCGTGTGTCTCAACCTGACGGGTCTGTTATGTATACCGAGGGCATTGGACATGCTGAATTGAACGCCGATGGCAAAGTGATTCGCCTTTATGGCACCGCCCAAGATGTTACTGAACGCCAAGCCGCACTCAATGAACTGCAAGAGGCCCAAGAAAAACTGCGTCGCAGTGAAACCCTACTAGCTACCGCTCAAAAGATTGCTCATATGGGTAGTTGGGAATGGAACTTAATCGAGCAAAAGCAAATTTGGTCAACGGAAACTTTCCGCATCTTTGGGCTAAATCCCGCGAAATCAGCACCGACACAGGCGGAATTTATGCAGCTGGTTCACCCAGACGATCGCCCAGCCTTACAGACTCATTTTGTCACAGCGATCGCTCAAGGAACTCCTTTCAATGTTGAGTATCACATTGTGCGACCAGATAATTCATTGCGGTATCTTGAGTCCAGAGCAGAGGTAGCTTATGATACTCAAGGGCAAACAATTAGGTTATATGGAGCCATTCTAGATATTACAGAACGTAAACAAACCGAGTTAGAAATTACCAAGAGCCGCGACTTGCTAGAAGCTGTCTATAACGAATCTGCTGATGCGCTGTTTTTGGTAGATATAGAATCAGGACTGACAACAGACTGTAACAATCGGGCAGTGGAACTATTCGCAGCCTCTAGCAAAGCCGAACTGATTGGGATTGTCGGTCAGACTCTGCAAAAGGTGCAGTTTACCGATGATGAGCTAACCAGCATCACAGAAGAAGTTAAGCACCAAGGTGTGTGGAGTCGAGAAATTGAATACGTCACCAAGCAGGGCAATTGCTTTTGGGGAAACATCGCAGTTAAACAAATTCAGGTTGTCGATCAATTGATGAATTTGGTGCGGGTTACGGATATCAGCGTCCGCAAGCGTGCCGAAGCAGAACGCCAACAAGTAGAAGCAGCCTTAGCTAAAAGTGAAGAACAACTCAGGCTAACGCTGGAATTTAACCAAATCGGTATTTGGGATTGGGATGTGCAAACGGGAGCAGTAATTTGGAACGACAATCACTTCCGCTTGCTAGGGTTAGAACCAGAAAACAAAGCAGTGAAATATCAACTATGGCGCGATGCTGTTCATCCAGAGGATATCGACCGAGTTGAACAAATGATTACCAACGCGCTGACTAAGCATACCAGTTATGATGCAGAATATCGAGTGATTCATCCTGATGGCAAAGTGCGCTGGCTGACTGGCAAAGGACGCAGTATTTACAACCAAGCAGGTAAACCTGTACGCATGTTGGGTGTGTTGATTGATGTTAGCGATCGCGCTTTTGCAGAAGAAGCCTTGCGTTCAAGTGAAGCTCGATTCCAAGCATTTATGGACAACAGCCCAGTACTAGCTTGGATCACTGATGCTAATGGACATGTACTTTACTTAAACCAAACTTACCTACGTACATTTAAATTACTACCAGACCGGGTGATTGGGCAATCCATCTTTGACCTCTACCCGACTGAAATTGCTCAGCAGCATTTCGATAACATTCAAACAGTCATACAGACAAATCAGGTACTTGAGGTGATTGAGGTCGCTCCCCGACCAGATGATACCCTGGGTGAGTTCTTAGTATACAAATTCCCTATTCCCGGATTGTCTGCACAAAAGTTAGTCGGTAGGGTGGCGATTGACATTACAGAACGCAAGACTCTGGAGCGAGAACTGGCTCACAAGCAACAGTTATTGGATGCGTTTATTACCAGCGCCCCTGTGGGGATGACTGTCCTCGATGAACAACTGCGTTACTCGTTGATTAATGAAGCATTAGCAGAAATTAATGGCATTCCCGCAAAGGCACATATTGGCAAGACCCAGTGGGAGATTGTCCCAGATCTCGCACCAAAGCAACAAGAGGTTTTGCGCCATGTTTTGACCACAGGTGAACCAATATTGGATTTTGAAATTAGCGGAGAAACTACAAAACTTCCCGGTGTGATGCGGACTTGGCTAGCTTCCTACTTTCCGATTCGCTCTGTTGAGGCTAAACCTGTGGGAGTTGGCATTGTGGTGTTGGAAATTAGCGATCGCAAACGCGCTGAACGCATGTTAGAACTGCAAGCAGTCATTACCCGTAATATGGCGGAGGGAATTTGTTTGGTTAGTGCTACTAATGACATGATTGTCTACGCCAACCCCAAATTCGAGCAAATGTTTGGCTACGCTCCTGATGAGCTAATAGGGCAAGATGTGTCAATTCTCAACTATGGAGATGAAAATATTTCTCCTCAAGAGGTGAGTCAGACAATTAGAACTGCTGTCCTCCAACAGGGTGAAGCTACCTATGAAGTCCACAATGTGAAAAAAGATGGCACTCCCTTCTGGAGTAGCGCCACCACATGTGTTTTTGATCATCCTGAATATGGAAAAGTGCTTGTGGCTGTCCAACAAGATATCACCGAACAAAAACAAGCAGAAGAACAAATTAAAGCATCTCTCAAAGAAAAAGAAGTATTACTTAAAGAAATTCATCATCGCGTCAAAAACAACTTAGGAATTGTCAGCAGCTTATTGCAAATGCAGTGCAGACGTATAAAAGATGCTCAAGCCACGGCAATTCTCCGTGATAGCCAAAACCGCATTGCCTCGATTTCCTTGGTTCATGAAAAACTCTACCGCTCTGAAGATTTAGCCAATATCGATTTTGCTCAATACATTCCAGATTTAACCACTCATTTATTTGATTCTTACAATGTTAGCTCTAACCAAATCAAGCTGAATATTCAAGTTGACGGTGCGAGTTTGGACATTGAAACCGCCATTCCTTGCGGTTTGATTATCAATGAACTAGTTTCCAATGCTTTGAAATACGCCTTTGTTGATGGTCGTGCAGGTGAAATACTGGTGAAGTTTTATCAATCAAGCGATCGCTCTTTAACGCTGATTGTTCGAGACAATGGCATTGGTCTACCTGGGGACTTTGATAGCAAAAAAGCTAAAACACTAGGTATCAGTCTGATCCAAGGATTAATCAAGCAGTTAAGGGGAAGCCTTGAGATTAACTGCCAGCAAGGAACAGAATTTAAAATTAATCTTCAAAAAGGCAAAGGATGA
- a CDS encoding response regulator, with amino-acid sequence MNILSQTQTTKTIKILIVEDEFILAVNLQESLESLGYSSIEIVDTAEGAIEKATELRPNLILMDIRLRGDMDGIQAAEQIWNRLQIPIIYVTGHSDKSTVERATLTSPFGYILKPVREQELYVAIQTTLTRYEREQFLSSVLRGMGDGVIVIDPQLRIKFLNPAAEALTGWRHDEAKNRMLDQVMKLVDEQTLLPANNPLISALVQQTTVYLGNRVLLINRNGTTIPVADSATPLRNHDGEITGAVMVFRDDTQRRLIEERNLAAEHAQQLEIQMAELQRLNQLKEDFLRATSHEMRTPLSNIKMAITVLETILNQQSILPPEPPDASSSVSLYLNILRNECERELDLVDDLLNMRFIDAGVYPLELTAIHLQFWLPHITESFQQRLEARRQTLEVSVDLDLPPIVTDLAILTRVISELLNNACKYTPSGEQITVIAKLASTTNSQIDVSPDAQTSRVQITISNSGVEIPIKEQTRIFDLFYRIPESTIKEQNLILELFDEIAIGKPGQSNSVGLGLALVKKLVQYLQGAIALSSSQGWTRFTVELPLTLVDIDH; translated from the coding sequence ATGAATATTTTATCACAGACACAGACAACAAAAACAATTAAAATTTTGATTGTTGAAGATGAGTTTATCCTTGCGGTCAATTTACAAGAAAGTTTAGAATCCCTTGGCTACTCTAGTATAGAAATTGTAGATACCGCAGAAGGGGCAATTGAGAAAGCAACTGAACTGCGTCCCAACTTGATTTTGATGGATATCCGGTTGCGGGGCGATATGGACGGTATCCAAGCCGCAGAACAAATCTGGAATCGTCTGCAAATTCCCATCATTTACGTCACCGGACACTCTGACAAAAGTACTGTAGAGCGGGCAACGCTGACATCACCTTTTGGTTACATCCTCAAACCTGTCAGAGAACAAGAACTCTACGTTGCCATTCAAACCACACTCACTCGCTACGAACGCGAGCAATTTTTGAGTAGTGTGCTTCGAGGAATGGGGGATGGGGTAATTGTCATAGATCCGCAGTTGCGTATCAAGTTCCTAAATCCGGCAGCTGAAGCCCTCACAGGGTGGCGACATGATGAAGCAAAGAACCGCATGTTAGATCAGGTGATGAAACTCGTTGACGAACAAACTCTGCTACCCGCAAACAATCCCCTGATATCAGCTTTAGTACAACAAACCACTGTATATCTAGGCAATCGTGTTTTATTGATCAACAGAAACGGCACAACCATTCCTGTAGCTGATAGTGCTACTCCCTTGAGAAACCACGACGGTGAAATTACTGGTGCTGTGATGGTTTTTCGGGATGACACCCAACGCAGGTTAATAGAAGAACGCAATCTGGCGGCAGAACATGCCCAACAACTAGAAATTCAAATGGCGGAACTTCAACGCCTCAACCAATTGAAAGAGGACTTTTTGAGAGCTACTTCTCATGAAATGCGAACGCCTTTATCAAATATCAAAATGGCAATTACTGTGCTGGAAACTATTCTCAATCAGCAGAGTATTTTGCCACCTGAGCCACCTGATGCATCTTCATCGGTATCGCTTTACCTAAACATCTTACGTAATGAGTGTGAACGAGAGTTAGACTTAGTAGACGATTTGCTGAATATGCGATTTATTGATGCAGGTGTTTATCCACTAGAATTAACTGCAATTCATCTGCAATTTTGGCTACCTCACATCACTGAAAGTTTTCAACAACGCCTAGAAGCTCGACGGCAAACTTTAGAGGTTAGCGTTGATCTAGATTTACCACCTATAGTCACAGATTTGGCAATTTTGACTCGCGTCATCTCAGAATTACTCAACAATGCTTGCAAATACACACCGTCTGGGGAACAGATTACAGTCATAGCTAAACTCGCCTCGACTACAAACAGTCAAATTGATGTATCTCCTGATGCTCAAACTTCACGCGTGCAAATTACCATTAGTAATTCTGGGGTAGAAATCCCCATAAAAGAACAAACTCGCATCTTTGACTTGTTTTACCGGATTCCTGAAAGCACTATTAAAGAACAAAATCTGATTTTAGAGTTGTTTGACGAGATTGCTATAGGCAAACCAGGACAAAGTAATAGTGTAGGATTAGGGTTAGCCTTGGTGAAAAAGCTAGTGCAATATCTCCAAGGTGCGATCGCACTTAGTAGCAGTCAAGGTTGGACAAGATTCACAGTTGAGTTGCCATTAACTTTGGTGGACATTGACCATTGA
- a CDS encoding shikimate dehydrogenase: protein MTKVLITGKSKLLGVIGHPVEHSLSPVMHNAAIAQLGLDYVYLPFPIEPENLEVAIAGFAAVGVVGFSVTIPHKQAIMPLLSEITPIAQAIGAVNTVSRQNHQWVGTNTDIEGFIAPLQTTYQQDWSQKVAVILGNGGAARAVVAGCHQLGFAQIHVVGRNLQKLEEFRRSWDNSPIAMNLQVHTWNNLPNLITHANLLVNTTPIGMYPKVDESPLSAEEIKNLPDGAIAYDLIYVPKPTQFLQLAQKQGAIAIDGLEMLVQQGVAALKIWLQQQTVPEEVMRQALLNHLGLE from the coding sequence ACTAAAGTATTAATTACAGGTAAAAGTAAACTGCTAGGCGTTATTGGACATCCGGTAGAACATTCGCTGTCGCCGGTGATGCATAATGCTGCGATCGCTCAATTGGGTTTAGATTATGTTTATCTTCCTTTTCCTATAGAACCAGAAAATTTAGAAGTTGCGATCGCAGGTTTTGCTGCTGTTGGGGTTGTGGGCTTTAGCGTGACAATTCCTCACAAACAGGCAATTATGCCGTTGTTATCAGAAATTACTCCCATCGCCCAAGCTATAGGCGCAGTTAATACTGTCAGCCGCCAAAATCATCAATGGGTAGGTACAAACACAGATATAGAAGGATTTATCGCTCCTTTGCAAACAACATATCAACAAGATTGGAGTCAGAAGGTAGCGGTGATTTTAGGTAATGGTGGTGCAGCTAGGGCTGTTGTAGCAGGTTGTCACCAACTTGGTTTCGCACAAATTCATGTTGTGGGGCGCAATTTGCAAAAGTTAGAAGAATTTCGCCGTAGTTGGGACAATTCACCCATAGCTATGAATTTGCAAGTTCATACATGGAACAATCTCCCAAATTTGATTACCCATGCGAATTTGCTGGTAAATACAACTCCTATTGGGATGTATCCCAAAGTGGACGAGTCACCTTTGAGTGCAGAGGAAATTAAGAATTTGCCTGATGGTGCGATCGCCTATGATTTAATATATGTCCCTAAACCAACGCAATTTCTGCAACTTGCCCAAAAACAAGGTGCAATTGCCATTGATGGCTTAGAAATGCTAGTACAGCAAGGAGTAGCAGCCCTCAAAATCTGGTTGCAGCAACAAACTGTGCCTGAAGAGGTGATGCGCCAAGCATTGCTAAATCATTTAGGTTTAGAGTGA